The Cellulomonas fulva genome includes a window with the following:
- a CDS encoding SDR family NAD(P)-dependent oxidoreductase translates to MTPRTIVITGASDGVGAAAARILAERDERVVLVGRSPDKTRALARELDAPAHLADFADLAQVRRLAEELRAYPRIDVLANNAGAIMGARRVTRDGFEATFQVNHLAPFLLTHLLIDRLEGAKVVQTSSAAARRFARLDLEDLQNERHYSPNRAYGDAKLANILFTVELHRRYPGVAAVAFHPGMIATSFAAGSSSWFRWVYRTPLARLVLEPPARGGERLVWLVDGTPGRDWTPGAYYEKNLEAVPPPLAADPDVARALWDRSAALVGLTTREGPRSPA, encoded by the coding sequence GTGACCCCGCGGACGATCGTCATCACCGGTGCGAGCGACGGCGTCGGCGCCGCCGCGGCGCGGATCCTGGCCGAGCGCGACGAGCGCGTCGTGCTCGTCGGGCGCTCACCGGACAAGACGCGGGCCCTGGCCCGCGAGCTCGACGCGCCCGCCCACCTGGCCGACTTCGCCGACCTCGCCCAGGTCCGCCGGCTGGCGGAGGAGCTGCGGGCCTACCCGCGGATCGACGTCCTGGCCAACAACGCGGGCGCCATCATGGGCGCCCGACGGGTCACCCGGGACGGCTTCGAGGCGACCTTCCAGGTCAACCACCTGGCCCCGTTCCTGCTCACGCACCTGCTGATCGACCGGCTCGAGGGTGCCAAGGTCGTCCAGACGTCGAGCGCCGCCGCGCGCCGGTTCGCCCGGCTCGACCTGGAGGACCTGCAGAACGAGCGGCACTACTCGCCGAACCGTGCCTACGGGGACGCCAAGCTCGCCAACATCCTGTTCACGGTCGAGCTGCACCGCCGGTACCCCGGCGTGGCCGCGGTCGCCTTCCACCCCGGGATGATCGCCACGTCGTTCGCAGCGGGCTCGTCGAGCTGGTTCCGGTGGGTCTACCGCACCCCGCTCGCTCGCCTCGTGCTCGAGCCGCCCGCCCGCGGTGGTGAGCGGCTGGTCTGGCTCGTCGACGGCACCCCCGGGCGCGACTGGACGCCGGGCGCCTACTACGAGAAGAACCTCGAGGCGGTCCCGCCGCCGCTGGCCGCCGACCCGGACGTCGCACGCGCGCTGTG